The Microplitis mediator isolate UGA2020A chromosome 10, iyMicMedi2.1, whole genome shotgun sequence genomic sequence CATGATTTCGAAGGAGGTGCTGTTAATAATTCAACTGATGTTAAACAAAACTACTCTGATGTTTTAGCTAGCAAGCCACAAACATTCGAATTATCAGCACGCCCACAATCAAGTCCGTGGAATGGTGTTTCATCTGCTTCCAAAGATGTCGAATTAAAGCCATCAGAAGCTTTTGTGGTTAAAAATAACTCATCTACTGAAGAGACTATTGCTACTACTCAGTCATCAGAATGGACCATAGTGTCTCGATCAAAAAAAGCAGCGTCAGTCTCTGACTCAACATCACGAAACGTAAAAACAAAATCACGAGATCCATCGCCTGTTACTGAATCAAATTCATTAAAGAAAGTTGTTGCATTAAAGGAAACTTTGGCACCGTTGAAATCGACACCGTGGAATGTTGGAACCAATTCACGAGACCCATCACCAACTCCTGATGCGGAACCATGGAATAAAGTTGCTACACTTAAAGAGACTTCATCAAAATCAGATTCAATGCCATGGAGTGTAATGACACGATCTAAGAAGATTTCTTCTTCCGAACAATGTACTCAATGGAGGCTGGCACCTTCAAATGATACTTTAAAagtttcatcatcatcattatcatcatcgtCAAATGCGACTGCTGTACCAAAAATGGCCGGAGTCTCCCAATTGCCTCCATCCGATGGCAATGTCAAGCCTAACGAGACATTACCGGCACCAGCAGCAGCAGCTTCGACTCCTACAACTGCTGAAGTGGTTTCTAGATTCACACCactacaaaattcaaataaaaaattgaatttagtTTCAACGTCAGTCTCGTCAATGTTTTCTTCATCAACATACAGCAAAGTCGCTAAAGGGCCTGAGAAGCCTGTAGAAAGTTCACTTTCATCTTCAAAAACCAACGCTAAAGTTCGTGAATTTTTGCCGATACCTCGTCGTCCTGCGGCTGGCCGCGGAATCATTCATGCTCTTGATGAAATCAGACAGCAGAAATTGAATGAGTTGTTTTCTTCACGGATTTCAAGACCAGGATCAAGAAACAGTTTTTGTTCTAGTTACGAACAAAACATTGATGGTGTTTACGGTTTTGAAGAAACTGTTTAGTGATttactcattattattttctttttttacttttaatacttattattatactttcattttttattattacattcCAAGTCGTTAAAAgacttttctatttttcaatcattaaatatttttcaatcattaaataacttttaatcattgattataattattcaactttaaatcatttatcaaacattgaataaaaaaaaataaaaaaaaaagactttctattaatatttattaaaaaattcagaataaTTGATACTTATTCTATTTGCAATCTCAGTTaagatttataataaaagtacATATAGATACAGTATTTAAcaaatgttgttttatatttaagaaaaaaactgaaatatttacATAGAATATGAAGCTGCAtctaattatttgaatattttatctattttttttacaataaacaaAAAGTCATTTACTTTGATCTTGAACGTCATCCAAAAATATCCAGAggctaaacattttttttttaaataatatcagTGATAACTTAATGATGTCTATTGATGTTTAACACGCTCATGATTAACTAAATACCGTTTTTGTCCAAAACTACTCCCACAATGACCACAAACAAAAGGTTTTTCAGTCGTATGAATTCGTTTGTGTCTCGTCAAATCGTATTTAACCCCGAATGATTTTCCACAAAATTCACAGGTGTGATTTTTCTCCCCAGTGTGAATCGTCAAGTGACCGAGTAGCTGCTGACGCCACCGAAAAGactttttacaataattacacTTGTAAGGGTAATTATTGGTATgaatttttctgtgtatatacAACGAGGCCTTTGCTTTAAAAGTCTTGCTACATAAATCACAAACGTACGGCCGCTCGCCTGTGTGAATTCTGCGGTGATCATCCAGAGTATTTTTCATAGCGAATGACTTGCTACATAAATCACACGAGTGATTTTTGACACCTCCATGCACGTGTTTTAcatgataataaaaactacccgctattttaaaatgtttgcCGCAAACGTGACAAGTCAAAACTCTTTCTTTGtccttacaattttttttatttggaaaattaattgaaatatttttttttatagatttgcAAACTCGAGTTTTtgaatgatttaaattaatgtgtTTCTTGATTTCTGACTTTTTATCTTCAGTAAGAGTCAATAGACGTGTTTTGTGAGCTTTTTCATATTCGTATCTGTAAGAGAAGTAATTATATTACAAAAGGATTAAGgattaattaatgtaagcTCCCATAAAGAGATTGAACCTCAGAAGTCGCCCCCACTACCGATTAGTTCTAAACTGCGCATGCGCAAGAAGAATATGAGTGCGAATGGAGCAGACAtcagagaaatttaaaattattaataaatacagtaaataattgataagttaaaatttaaaaaaaattcacgtttgaaaaatttgaaaattgataagtgtatttttaaaattatttactctagttatttataatttcaaatttctctgatgtctgctacattcgcaCTCATAGAAGAGTGGGAGTTAAAATCGAAA encodes the following:
- the LOC130676266 gene encoding uncharacterized protein LOC130676266 produces the protein MAAGFEDPYLTCPLDEVHRIRKSRMQCHLTRCLKNHKLTDKIKCPFNPLHIIYPNEMAHHMTVCESNASVDLQMYDRNDQKCFSGIISEQDAMAQLEAALGASSNEVEYNHTIDKAGYDPVKANLDNPVFRTLNCESKAKRREFRLQERKRIAAIEAEQGKRLVKPATPDHPQKLQELNPIRSLSVVANFDAFRDEPQEQEFPIDNYPPVKGIMCEEHDLGKRFTNGHAPLANEKDKTSYQNSQAVIDDLKSLSVQDNTDISTKIELLRQQENEIRQKILELEKQATRSDESKNKNPFRNLNNDMSVYRRTNPFTVPINDSHDFEGGAVNNSTDVKQNYSDVLASKPQTFELSARPQSSPWNGVSSASKDVELKPSEAFVVKNNSSTEETIATTQSSEWTIVSRSKKAASVSDSTSRNVKTKSRDPSPVTESNSLKKVVALKETLAPLKSTPWNVGTNSRDPSPTPDAEPWNKVATLKETSSKSDSMPWSVMTRSKKISSSEQCTQWRLAPSNDTLKVSSSSLSSSSNATAVPKMAGVSQLPPSDGNVKPNETLPAPAAAASTPTTAEVVSRFTPLQNSNKKLNLVSTSVSSMFSSSTYSKVAKGPEKPVESSLSSSKTNAKVREFLPIPRRPAAGRGIIHALDEIRQQKLNELFSSRISRPGSRNSFCSSYEQNIDGVYGFEETV